In one window of Desulfovibrio sp. UIB00 DNA:
- a CDS encoding RidA family protein — protein sequence MSKEAISTSKAPGAVGPYSQGIKTGNMFFFSGQIPIDPAIGKLVEGDVSAQAEQACKNVMALLESQGLTAANVVKTTVFITDMGNFAAVNDVYKKYFTAPCPARSCVEVSKLPLGAQVEIEAIATL from the coding sequence CAAAGCCCCCGGGGCAGTCGGCCCTTACAGCCAGGGCATCAAGACCGGCAACATGTTCTTCTTTTCCGGCCAGATTCCCATTGATCCCGCCATCGGCAAGCTGGTGGAAGGCGATGTGAGCGCTCAGGCGGAACAGGCCTGCAAAAACGTTATGGCATTGCTGGAGTCTCAGGGCCTGACCGCCGCCAATGTGGTCAAAACCACCGTATTCATCACCGATATGGGCAACTTTGCGGCTGTCAACGACGTGTACAAAAAGTATTTCACTGCTCCCTGCCCCGCGCGTTCATGCGTTGAGGTCAGCAAGCTGCCGCTTGGCGCGCAGGTTGAAATTGAGGCCATTGCCACGCTGTAA
- a CDS encoding methyltransferase domain-containing protein, giving the protein MDDRQSDITRQYALHMQKQLVQHCLAPWPRRGRTLLEVNCGRGELLPLLWEYGFDMTATEHTPELRAEASRMADRAEVLAAADDHLPFDDDEFDWVVLHLASPSAESTRKAIAESLRVASAGLALTFWNSASLPFMLHLLGGRKTAWPGPTFCWWQIWRTLRSLSAGRISGASVLAAPQGTWNASCALSGCNRVLPWLPMGAWGIIRIDMAKSRPVTPLPLRLGRRRMRRAEPVLECGHKSQAKAADTERKAP; this is encoded by the coding sequence ATGGATGACCGACAGTCGGATATCACTAGGCAGTATGCCCTGCATATGCAGAAGCAGCTTGTGCAGCACTGCCTTGCCCCCTGGCCCCGCCGTGGCCGCACCCTGCTTGAGGTGAACTGCGGGCGCGGCGAGCTGTTGCCCCTGCTGTGGGAATACGGTTTTGACATGACCGCCACGGAGCACACCCCCGAGTTGCGGGCAGAGGCGAGCCGCATGGCTGACCGCGCAGAAGTGCTGGCCGCCGCTGATGATCACCTGCCCTTTGATGATGACGAATTTGACTGGGTTGTGCTGCACCTTGCTTCACCCAGCGCCGAAAGCACACGCAAGGCCATAGCCGAGTCGCTGCGCGTGGCCTCCGCAGGCCTTGCCCTCACATTCTGGAACTCGGCTTCGCTTCCCTTTATGCTCCACCTGCTTGGTGGCCGCAAAACCGCATGGCCCGGCCCGACCTTCTGCTGGTGGCAGATATGGCGGACGCTCAGAAGCCTTTCGGCTGGCCGCATCAGCGGGGCAAGCGTTCTTGCCGCGCCGCAGGGCACCTGGAATGCATCATGCGCCCTTTCCGGTTGTAACAGGGTCTTGCCCTGGCTGCCCATGGGAGCATGGGGCATTATCCGTATCGACATGGCAAAATCCCGCCCGGTCACGCCGCTGCCTTTACGACTCGGACGCAGACGTATGCGCCGCGCAGAGCCTG